A region of the Bacillota bacterium genome:
GATCATCAACTTTCATCTGAACCGTTTTGAAATCAAAAATATTGACACGTTGAAAAAAGAAGCAAACATTGTCCCTGTCTCCGGCAAAAAAAAATAAAAAGAAGAAAAGTAGATCATTCCACCCTGTTGAGAATCATGACTGAATCACCCAGGTTCACGCCCATATGTGCTGCAATCACCGGGCATTTGGCTTGCAGAAGAAAAAATGTTTTCTTGCCGGCAAAATCAGTCCCCTCCAGGGTCTCGTAATTGGCCTGCCCCTTGGCGATAACCGCATCCGCTGAAGCAACCGCTGCCTGCATTTCGGAACTGGTATGTTCGGGAACCACACCGAGATAATTGCTGCCCGTGGTGATCACCCGGGCTACTTGATCTACCCCTGTTTCCCTGGCATCCTCGAGCGTGGCATCGTTGAGGATCGGCCCTCCCTTGACCACATAGATAATATCGCCCACCAAATTGCGCAGGTAAGTCAGAAGAAGATGATCAAAAACAATCTCCCCGCTGTTATCCCCGATGACCACCAGCGTACCATCTTTGTTCAACATCCGACGGAAAATGTCGCTGTCGTCGATCTTGAATTCGCGGTTCAATTCGCGGTCAAGGCTCTCGTCGATATCATAGTCCGGGTTGGCTCCCATATCGATAGTGTTCCCGGCAACAGAACCTTTCAAGGCCGTTCTCAAAGGATCATCACTTTCCGCAAGCGCTTTTTCCAGCGCCGGAATGAAAGTGCGTGCCAGTTTGTTGGAAGCTGTTTTATCATCTCTGAATGGATCTTCACGCTCCATCAGCCGGTATGCTTCGAACAGAAGGATTGAGGCGTTTTCTGCGGGGCTTTTTCCCGGATCAAGTTCGGCCAGGACAGGATACAGGCCTCGTAACACATCATTATGTTTCTCCTCCTCGACACCCGAAGAGCGCATGGCCGTGATCACTTGTTTGATATAGCATGGAATACAGTCAACAGCTTGTTTCACTTTTTTACCTCCAATTCATATCATGTTTCCATTCTATTATAGATTCATCGTTGCCTCAACCCTTCTACCCTCCCGGTACGCCCCGTCAGGCCCTGTAATGATCAGTGTTTTATCAACAAGTGGTCTACCTGTCATTGCTATGGAAGTAAACGGACTCCAGCAAAAATATGCACCCGGAAGGAATAGTTTTCGTTTATCGTGGTGCGGGTAACGCGTGAAAATTCAGAGGCCGCCGCTGGCGGCCAAAGAATCCCCTTCCCACACCCCCCGCTGTAAGGGAAAAAGGAAGTACAACCTGTCATTCTGAGGGAGCCCCGCTTTTCAGGGCGACCGAAGAATCCCCTCCTCGTACACACCTTACTTTCGGCATAAACTGGTTCCTAGCTTTTATCTTTTCCCCGTACCGATATGTTGGCG
Encoded here:
- a CDS encoding DUF89 family protein, which produces MKQAVDCIPCYIKQVITAMRSSGVEEEKHNDVLRGLYPVLAELDPGKSPAENASILLFEAYRLMEREDPFRDDKTASNKLARTFIPALEKALAESDDPLRTALKGSVAGNTIDMGANPDYDIDESLDRELNREFKIDDSDIFRRMLNKDGTLVVIGDNSGEIVFDHLLLTYLRNLVGDIIYVVKGGPILNDATLEDARETGVDQVARVITTGSNYLGVVPEHTSSEMQAAVASADAVIAKGQANYETLEGTDFAGKKTFFLLQAKCPVIAAHMGVNLGDSVMILNRVE